From Amycolatopsis sp. cg9, one genomic window encodes:
- a CDS encoding citryl-CoA lyase: MPDPAYETALGSSTKDKITLLGQDLAEDVMGSVGFGELAFWLATQRRPAKGETRVFEAVLAALADHGFTPTAIVTRLTYLSAPDSVQGALAAGLLGGGSRFLGVTEDCGRFLHGVLAGAELPTDEAGWDALALATVENRRAEKKFVPGLGHHVHKDGDPRTRRLFAIAEEEGLRGPHLELFAAIGRVHPRVLGKTLPLNGAGVCGAALADLGLPLELLRGFALLARTAGLIGQLAEELRHPVANDIFLSVDLNNRPVPPDPES, translated from the coding sequence ATGCCTGACCCGGCCTACGAAACCGCGCTGGGTTCGTCCACCAAGGACAAGATCACGCTGCTCGGCCAGGACCTCGCCGAGGACGTGATGGGCTCGGTCGGCTTCGGCGAGCTCGCTTTCTGGCTGGCGACGCAGCGCCGGCCGGCCAAAGGGGAGACCCGGGTCTTCGAAGCGGTGCTGGCCGCGCTGGCCGACCACGGCTTCACCCCCACCGCGATCGTCACCCGGCTGACCTACCTGTCCGCCCCCGACTCCGTCCAGGGCGCGCTCGCCGCCGGGCTGCTGGGCGGCGGGTCGCGCTTCCTCGGCGTCACCGAGGACTGCGGCCGGTTCCTGCACGGCGTCCTCGCCGGAGCCGAGCTGCCCACCGACGAGGCCGGCTGGGACGCGCTCGCGCTCGCGACCGTCGAAAACCGCCGGGCGGAAAAGAAGTTCGTCCCCGGGCTCGGGCACCACGTGCACAAGGACGGCGACCCGCGCACCCGGCGGCTGTTCGCCATCGCCGAGGAGGAAGGGCTGCGCGGCCCGCACCTGGAGCTGTTCGCCGCGATCGGGCGGGTGCACCCGCGGGTGCTGGGCAAGACGCTGCCGCTCAACGGCGCGGGCGTCTGCGGGGCGGCGCTCGCCGACCTCGGGCTGCCGCTGGAGCTGCTGCGCGGGTTCGCGCTGCTGGCCCGGACCGCCGGGCTGATCGGCCAGCTCGCCGAGGAGCTGCGCCACCCCGTCGCGAACGACATCTTCCTGTCGGTCGACCTGAACAACCGGCCGGTCCCGCCGGACCCCGAATCCTGA